In the Rhinoderma darwinii isolate aRhiDar2 chromosome 13, aRhiDar2.hap1, whole genome shotgun sequence genome, one interval contains:
- the ZNF652 gene encoding zinc finger protein 652 isoform X2, which yields MLRPSNLQSDPMGQAANSCQKLLDGRPPDVSGMGLDDPLRVSVPPPFYHTTTQELDLSNKQFKRETGGPYPVMMDTKVGKPHLLEPEQQPFFRDSKPDIDVRPVKGERQNSGESEDDEDDDDDDEDDDEDDDDDEEEDEDDVNYKREQIIVEVNLNNQTLNVSKGDKGVSKDPSHMKTSSDEDGGDSGDDDQDSNEDEENESCPAGDQTNMEHINQDQKTEISDMVAGDGTTLANNPNNEQVTSGEAPKRKKKTPKEPKSPTDKGKGEEKETLTCDKCPRVFNTRWYLEKHMNVTHRRMQICDKCGKKFVLESELSLHLQTDCEKNIQCITCNKTFKKLWSLHEHIKIVHGYAEKKFSCEICEKKFYTMAHVRKHLVAHTKDMPFTCETCGKSFKRSMSLKVHSLQHSGEKPFRCENCDERFQYKYQLRSHMSIHIGHKQFMCQWCGKDFNMKQYFDEHMKTHTGEKPFICEICGKSFTSRPNMKRHRRTHTGEKPYPCDVCGMRFRFSNMLKAHKEKCFRVTSPVGVPPALQIALNNPSQIVTNLSTGHVPPSSPTPPLNLNTLSSLPPRPIPHPFSHLHLHPHSHPHHLAVPPVPHLPPPPALFKSEALNHRGQPDDSFLRHLAEKTSATQHH from the exons ATGTTGCGTCCTTCAAACCTTCAGTCCGACCCAATGGGCCAAGCCGCCAACTCCTGCCAAAAATTGCTGGACGGTCGACCACCTGATGTTTCGGGGATGGGACTTGATGACCCATTGCGAGTGAGTGTACCACCTCCATTTTACCACACTACAACTCAAGAACTTGATCTTTCAAATAAGCAATTCAAAAGAGAGACAGGCGGACCTTATCCTGTTATGATGGACACTAAAGTAGGCAAACCACATCTTCTGGAACCTGAGCAGCAACCCTTTTTTCGGGACAGTAAGCCAGACATTGACGTTCGACCCGTTAAAGGTGAAAGACAAAATTCTGGAGAATCGGAGGACGACGAAGACGACGACGATGATGATGAAGACGATGATGAGGATGACGACGATGATGAGGAAGAAGATGAGGATGATGTGAATTACAAAAGAGAACAGATAATTGTAGAGGTGAACCTTAATAACCAAACCTTAAATGTCTCCAAAGGAGACAAAGGTGTGAGCAAGGACCCCTCACACATGAAGACGAGCAGCGATGAGGATGGAGGGGACTCTGGAGACGACGACCAGGACAGCAATGAGGATGAAGAAAATGAATCTTGTCCTGCCGGTGATCAGACCAAtatggaacatataaaccaggacCAAAAAACTGAGATCTCCGACATGGTGGCTGGTGATGGAACCACACTGGCCAACAACCCCAATAATGAACAAGTTACAAGTGGTGAAGCTCCGAAACGGAAGAAGAAAACGCCCAAAGAGCCTAAATCTCCCACCGACAAGGGAAAGGGCGAGGAGAAGGAGACCCTTACCTGTGACAAATGTCCACGTGTATTCAACACGCGATGGTATCTGGAAAAGCACATGAATGTTACGCACCGGAGGATGCAAATTTGTGAtaagtgtggcaaaaaatttgtcCTAGAGAGCGAGTTGTCCCTTCACCTTCAAACAGACTGTGAGAAGAACATTCAG TGCATCACCTGTAACAAGACATTCAAGAAGCTCTGGTCCCTCCACGAGCACATCAAGATCGTCCATGGCTACGCTGAAAAGAAATTCTCCTGTGAGATCTGCGAGAAGAAATTCTACACAATGGCACATGTCCGCAAGCATCTTGTTG CTCACACGAAGGATATGCCATTCACCTGCGAAACGTGTGGAAAGTCGTTCAAGAGAAGCATGTCTTTGAAGGTTCACTCTTTGCAACACTCTGGAGAGAAGCCTTTCAGATGTGAG AACTGTGATGAGCGGTTCCAGTACAAGTACCAGTTGCGTTCACACATGAGCATCCATATTGGACACAAGCAGTTCATGTGCCAATGGTGTGGTAAGGACTTCAACATGAAGCAGTATTTCGATGAGCACATGAAGACGCACACTG gagAGAAACCCTTTATctgtgaaatctgtggcaagagcTTCACCAGCCGCCCAAACATGAAGCGCCACCGCAGGACCCACACGGGGGAAAAGCCTTACCCATGTGATGTGTGCGGTATGCGATTCCGTTTCTCCAACATGCTAAAGGCTCACAAAGAGAAGTGCTTCAGGGTCACCAGTCCAGTGGGCGTTCCGCCAGCCTTGCAGATTGCTCTTAACAACCCCTCACAAATTGTCACCAACCTCTCAACAGGCCACGTGCCACCCAGCAGTCCCACACCACCGCTTAACCTTAACACCTTGAGTTCCCTTCCTCCTCGGCCTATCCCACATCCATTTTCCCATCTCCATCTGCATCCGCACTCCCATCCACACCACCTGGCAGTACCACCTGTTCCACACCTTCCACCTCCCCCGGCACTCTTTAAAAGCGAGGCGTTGAACCACCGTGGACAGCCCGATGATAGTTTCCTACGGCACCTGGCAGAGAAGACCAGCGCTACCCAACAtcattaa
- the ZNF652 gene encoding zinc finger protein 652 isoform X1, protein MLRPSNLQSDPMGQAANSCQKLLDGRPPDVSGMGLDDPLRVSVPPPFYHTTTQELDLSNKQFKRETGGPYPVMMDTKVGKPHLLEPEQQPFFRDSKPDIDVRPVKGERQNSGESEDDEDDDDDDEDDDEDDDDDEEEDEDDVNYKREQIIVEVNLNNQTLNVSKGDKGVSKDPSHMKTSSDEDGGDSGDDDQDSNEDEENESCPAGDQTNMEHINQDQKTEISDMVAGDGTTLANNPNNEQVTSGEAPKRKKKTPKEPKSPTDKGKGEEKETLTCDKCPRVFNTRWYLEKHMNVTHRRMQICDKCGKKFVLESELSLHLQTDCEKNIQGSCNMAKKMCITCNKTFKKLWSLHEHIKIVHGYAEKKFSCEICEKKFYTMAHVRKHLVAHTKDMPFTCETCGKSFKRSMSLKVHSLQHSGEKPFRCENCDERFQYKYQLRSHMSIHIGHKQFMCQWCGKDFNMKQYFDEHMKTHTGEKPFICEICGKSFTSRPNMKRHRRTHTGEKPYPCDVCGMRFRFSNMLKAHKEKCFRVTSPVGVPPALQIALNNPSQIVTNLSTGHVPPSSPTPPLNLNTLSSLPPRPIPHPFSHLHLHPHSHPHHLAVPPVPHLPPPPALFKSEALNHRGQPDDSFLRHLAEKTSATQHH, encoded by the exons ATGTTGCGTCCTTCAAACCTTCAGTCCGACCCAATGGGCCAAGCCGCCAACTCCTGCCAAAAATTGCTGGACGGTCGACCACCTGATGTTTCGGGGATGGGACTTGATGACCCATTGCGAGTGAGTGTACCACCTCCATTTTACCACACTACAACTCAAGAACTTGATCTTTCAAATAAGCAATTCAAAAGAGAGACAGGCGGACCTTATCCTGTTATGATGGACACTAAAGTAGGCAAACCACATCTTCTGGAACCTGAGCAGCAACCCTTTTTTCGGGACAGTAAGCCAGACATTGACGTTCGACCCGTTAAAGGTGAAAGACAAAATTCTGGAGAATCGGAGGACGACGAAGACGACGACGATGATGATGAAGACGATGATGAGGATGACGACGATGATGAGGAAGAAGATGAGGATGATGTGAATTACAAAAGAGAACAGATAATTGTAGAGGTGAACCTTAATAACCAAACCTTAAATGTCTCCAAAGGAGACAAAGGTGTGAGCAAGGACCCCTCACACATGAAGACGAGCAGCGATGAGGATGGAGGGGACTCTGGAGACGACGACCAGGACAGCAATGAGGATGAAGAAAATGAATCTTGTCCTGCCGGTGATCAGACCAAtatggaacatataaaccaggacCAAAAAACTGAGATCTCCGACATGGTGGCTGGTGATGGAACCACACTGGCCAACAACCCCAATAATGAACAAGTTACAAGTGGTGAAGCTCCGAAACGGAAGAAGAAAACGCCCAAAGAGCCTAAATCTCCCACCGACAAGGGAAAGGGCGAGGAGAAGGAGACCCTTACCTGTGACAAATGTCCACGTGTATTCAACACGCGATGGTATCTGGAAAAGCACATGAATGTTACGCACCGGAGGATGCAAATTTGTGAtaagtgtggcaaaaaatttgtcCTAGAGAGCGAGTTGTCCCTTCACCTTCAAACAGACTGTGAGAAGAACATTCAG GGTTCCTGTAATATGGCCAAAAAGATG TGCATCACCTGTAACAAGACATTCAAGAAGCTCTGGTCCCTCCACGAGCACATCAAGATCGTCCATGGCTACGCTGAAAAGAAATTCTCCTGTGAGATCTGCGAGAAGAAATTCTACACAATGGCACATGTCCGCAAGCATCTTGTTG CTCACACGAAGGATATGCCATTCACCTGCGAAACGTGTGGAAAGTCGTTCAAGAGAAGCATGTCTTTGAAGGTTCACTCTTTGCAACACTCTGGAGAGAAGCCTTTCAGATGTGAG AACTGTGATGAGCGGTTCCAGTACAAGTACCAGTTGCGTTCACACATGAGCATCCATATTGGACACAAGCAGTTCATGTGCCAATGGTGTGGTAAGGACTTCAACATGAAGCAGTATTTCGATGAGCACATGAAGACGCACACTG gagAGAAACCCTTTATctgtgaaatctgtggcaagagcTTCACCAGCCGCCCAAACATGAAGCGCCACCGCAGGACCCACACGGGGGAAAAGCCTTACCCATGTGATGTGTGCGGTATGCGATTCCGTTTCTCCAACATGCTAAAGGCTCACAAAGAGAAGTGCTTCAGGGTCACCAGTCCAGTGGGCGTTCCGCCAGCCTTGCAGATTGCTCTTAACAACCCCTCACAAATTGTCACCAACCTCTCAACAGGCCACGTGCCACCCAGCAGTCCCACACCACCGCTTAACCTTAACACCTTGAGTTCCCTTCCTCCTCGGCCTATCCCACATCCATTTTCCCATCTCCATCTGCATCCGCACTCCCATCCACACCACCTGGCAGTACCACCTGTTCCACACCTTCCACCTCCCCCGGCACTCTTTAAAAGCGAGGCGTTGAACCACCGTGGACAGCCCGATGATAGTTTCCTACGGCACCTGGCAGAGAAGACCAGCGCTACCCAACAtcattaa